One Phycisphaeraceae bacterium genomic window carries:
- the recQ gene encoding DNA helicase RecQ — protein MSDDATRERLFELLRLHWGFDSLRPMQEEAIRANLKARDSLVVLPTGAGKSLCYQLPAMMREGLDVIVSPLISLMKDQVDGLVSRGCPAVALHSGLTPEEQAEAERAIEAREVRMVFAAPERLLTSRMRAILRRAKPASIVVDEAHCISHWGHDFRPEYRRLTDLKQTVPDAAWHAFTATATERVRTDIARQLGLRDPAVLVGDCDRPNLVYRVLPRVSGREQLLEIVKRHEGKAVIVYCISRKDTETMAAWLTDQGVQASAYHAGLSSSARQRVQDRFMQERLQVVVATVAFGMGIDRSDVRCVIHMAMPKSVEHYQQEAGRAGRDGLEAECTLLYSSADVSNWRRLMQHAARENGDASPPEHQTELLEHMRRFCSTMTCRHRALAAYFGQAFDKPNCGACDICLDECEAVADSVVVAQKILSCVARLRVGFGAAHISDVLRGANKEKIRRLRHDALSVYGLMAGTPASAIQSYIDQLCDQGALERTTDEMPVVRLTERSGEFLRGERSVTLRSPRVAPTRAESRASGADWEGVDRDLFDRLRSLRREISQERAIPAYLVFDDATLREMARRRPATRDALLEVKGVGQRKLEEFGEAFLACIGA, from the coding sequence ATGTCCGACGACGCGACACGAGAACGACTGTTCGAGCTGCTTCGCCTGCACTGGGGCTTTGACTCGTTGCGCCCCATGCAGGAAGAGGCGATCCGCGCGAACCTGAAGGCGCGCGACAGTCTGGTCGTTCTCCCGACGGGCGCCGGGAAGAGCCTGTGCTACCAGCTGCCCGCGATGATGCGCGAAGGGCTCGATGTAATCGTCTCGCCGCTCATCTCGCTGATGAAGGACCAGGTCGACGGCCTGGTCTCGCGCGGGTGCCCGGCCGTCGCGCTGCACAGCGGGCTGACGCCCGAGGAGCAGGCCGAAGCGGAGCGCGCGATCGAGGCGCGAGAGGTTCGGATGGTCTTCGCCGCGCCCGAGCGCCTTCTGACCTCGCGGATGCGCGCGATCCTGCGCCGGGCGAAGCCGGCGTCGATCGTGGTGGACGAGGCGCACTGCATCAGCCACTGGGGGCACGATTTCCGCCCCGAGTACCGCCGGCTGACGGACCTGAAGCAAACCGTCCCCGACGCGGCGTGGCACGCGTTCACGGCGACGGCGACCGAGCGGGTGCGCACCGACATCGCGCGTCAGCTTGGGCTGCGAGACCCTGCGGTTCTCGTGGGCGACTGCGACCGGCCGAACCTCGTGTACCGGGTGCTGCCCAGAGTCTCCGGCAGGGAACAGCTCCTCGAGATCGTCAAGCGCCACGAGGGCAAGGCGGTCATCGTGTACTGCATCAGCCGCAAGGACACGGAAACGATGGCGGCGTGGCTGACCGATCAGGGCGTGCAGGCGAGCGCGTACCACGCCGGGCTGTCTTCGTCTGCGCGCCAGCGCGTCCAGGATCGCTTCATGCAGGAGCGTCTGCAGGTTGTCGTCGCGACGGTGGCGTTCGGGATGGGTATCGATCGCAGCGACGTTCGCTGCGTGATCCACATGGCGATGCCCAAGTCCGTCGAGCACTACCAGCAGGAAGCGGGTCGCGCCGGGCGCGACGGGCTCGAGGCCGAGTGCACGCTGCTGTATTCATCGGCGGATGTCTCGAACTGGCGCCGCCTGATGCAGCACGCGGCGCGCGAGAACGGCGACGCCTCGCCCCCCGAGCACCAGACCGAGCTGCTCGAGCACATGCGCCGTTTCTGCTCGACGATGACCTGTCGTCACCGGGCGCTGGCGGCGTATTTCGGTCAGGCGTTCGACAAGCCGAACTGCGGCGCGTGCGACATCTGCCTGGACGAGTGCGAGGCGGTCGCGGACAGCGTGGTGGTGGCCCAGAAGATCCTCTCGTGCGTGGCGCGCCTGCGCGTGGGCTTCGGCGCGGCGCACATCAGCGATGTCCTGCGCGGCGCGAACAAGGAGAAGATCCGACGCCTGCGCCACGACGCGCTGAGCGTCTACGGGTTGATGGCCGGCACGCCAGCGTCGGCGATCCAGTCGTACATCGACCAGCTGTGCGACCAGGGCGCGCTGGAGCGGACGACCGACGAGATGCCCGTGGTGCGTCTCACGGAGCGTTCGGGCGAGTTCCTGCGGGGCGAGCGCTCGGTGACGCTGCGCTCGCCGCGCGTCGCGCCGACGAGGGCGGAGTCGAGGGCGAGCGGGGCCGACTGGGAGGGCGTCGACCGGGACCTGTTCGATCGGCTGCGCTCGCTTCGCCGGGAGATCTCGCAGGAGCGCGCGATCCCGGCGTACCTGGTGTTCGACGACGCGACGCTTCGCGAGATGGCCCGACGACGCCCGGCGACGCGCGACGCGCTGCTCGAGGTCAAGGGCGTGGGCCAGCGCAAGCTCGAGGAGTTCGGCGAGGCGTTCCTCGCGTGCATCGGCGCCTGA
- a CDS encoding HAMP domain-containing protein, whose amino-acid sequence MVCCILALSRACAFGARGLLGVVLVLLALASAPSFASGADPFTPAEQTATRSVGDTSGLTAKLVSELGNTGTFVAPELKPTPRPAFGANAGRAEPSSLSHFETPPSTLVTAFWILTAFAGFVTAFAAWRLARLRKPDGTVARGFTLGSKLTLAFGSLGCMILVVSTMSLKSQHSAEAATSEFEEMIQDVAASEEIMLDLYRAQVRVRDFMLDPSDRALASYSDAMARSVASVEGLSKVMTDPSSARILSEVREHVNQYDKGFARLVAVLDEEHAILEYQLAPTAERIVALLRAIRDTARADGDAQIAFAAGDKIETILLAHIELERYVVTRDANHARLATELARRSARDAAELRASMRNPVRQRWAAEIEQGANFFATGIDRVTAASQNRARVLAEQIDRPGDAAIANGYELVKLINEREHELKARLASEAELIRAEVLIISAFALLTATFVSVLLIRVVTRGVSRVLSVLQSVAAGDLTREALKLKSSDEIGELARATDSMNESLKQIMADVSTSAGGVASAATEIAASNEEMSAGLAEQADQVSQVSAATEEMSATSQEVANKSTEGKGVVEQTISRIEEIASEVRASAAAVNSLGQKSEEIGQIISVINDIADQTNLLALNAAIEAARAGEHGRGFAVVADEVRQLAERTTKATEQVGQSIREIQQETTGAVQRMEGGTEKVAAGVEYAKQAGDALSSIVTAAEQQSSATIEIAQSVEQINSVALQSREGAAQAAAAAAQLSAEAEKLQSLVKKFKV is encoded by the coding sequence ATGGTGTGTTGCATACTCGCGTTGTCGCGGGCCTGCGCCTTCGGTGCGCGCGGCCTGCTCGGGGTCGTTCTCGTCCTCCTCGCTCTGGCCTCGGCTCCGAGCTTCGCCTCGGGCGCCGACCCCTTCACGCCTGCCGAGCAGACCGCGACACGGAGCGTGGGAGACACTTCCGGACTGACCGCCAAGCTCGTCTCAGAGCTGGGAAACACCGGGACCTTTGTCGCTCCGGAGCTCAAGCCGACGCCCCGCCCCGCGTTCGGCGCCAACGCCGGGCGCGCCGAGCCCTCGTCGCTGAGCCACTTCGAAACCCCGCCCTCGACGCTGGTGACGGCGTTCTGGATCCTCACCGCCTTCGCCGGCTTTGTCACCGCGTTTGCCGCGTGGCGACTCGCGCGGCTCCGTAAGCCGGACGGAACGGTGGCGCGCGGGTTCACGCTGGGCAGCAAGCTCACCCTCGCCTTCGGCTCGCTCGGCTGCATGATCCTCGTAGTCAGCACGATGTCGCTGAAGTCGCAGCACTCCGCAGAGGCCGCGACGAGCGAGTTTGAAGAGATGATCCAGGACGTCGCCGCCTCGGAAGAGATCATGCTCGATCTCTACCGTGCGCAGGTCCGCGTCCGCGACTTCATGCTTGATCCTTCCGACCGCGCGCTCGCCAGCTACTCCGACGCGATGGCCCGTTCGGTCGCCAGCGTCGAGGGTCTGTCGAAGGTCATGACCGACCCATCGAGCGCGCGGATCCTCTCGGAGGTCCGAGAGCATGTCAACCAGTACGACAAGGGGTTCGCCCGGCTCGTCGCCGTCCTCGACGAGGAGCACGCGATCCTCGAGTACCAGCTCGCGCCCACCGCGGAGCGCATCGTCGCGCTGCTGAGAGCCATCCGCGACACCGCCCGCGCCGACGGCGACGCGCAGATCGCGTTTGCCGCGGGCGACAAGATCGAGACCATCCTTCTGGCGCACATCGAACTCGAGCGCTATGTCGTCACCCGCGACGCGAACCACGCCCGGCTCGCGACCGAGCTTGCCCGCCGCAGCGCACGCGACGCCGCCGAGCTGCGCGCCTCCATGCGCAACCCGGTGCGCCAGCGATGGGCGGCCGAGATCGAGCAGGGCGCGAACTTCTTCGCGACGGGCATCGACCGCGTGACCGCCGCGAGCCAGAACCGGGCACGCGTGCTTGCCGAGCAGATCGACCGCCCTGGCGACGCCGCGATCGCCAACGGCTACGAGCTTGTCAAGCTGATCAACGAGCGCGAGCACGAGCTGAAGGCGCGCCTCGCGTCCGAGGCCGAGCTGATCCGCGCCGAGGTGCTGATCATCAGCGCCTTCGCGCTGCTTACCGCGACCTTCGTCAGCGTGCTTCTCATCCGTGTCGTGACGCGAGGCGTCAGCCGCGTCCTCTCCGTGCTTCAGTCCGTCGCGGCGGGCGACCTGACGCGTGAGGCGCTCAAGCTCAAGTCCTCCGACGAGATCGGGGAGCTGGCCCGCGCCACCGACTCCATGAACGAGTCCCTCAAGCAGATCATGGCCGACGTCTCCACCTCCGCCGGGGGCGTCGCCTCCGCCGCCACCGAGATCGCCGCCTCCAACGAGGAGATGTCCGCCGGGCTCGCCGAGCAGGCCGACCAGGTCTCGCAGGTCTCCGCCGCCACCGAGGAGATGTCCGCCACCTCCCAGGAGGTCGCCAACAAGTCCACCGAGGGCAAGGGCGTGGTCGAGCAGACCATCTCACGCATCGAGGAGATCGCCTCCGAGGTGCGCGCCTCCGCCGCCGCCGTCAACTCGCTCGGGCAGAAGAGCGAGGAGATCGGGCAGATCATCTCCGTCATCAACGACATCGCCGACCAGACCAACCTCCTCGCGCTCAACGCCGCCATCGAAGCCGCACGCGCCGGAGAGCACGGGCGCGGGTTCGCGGTCGTCGCCGACGAGGTGCGTCAGCTGGCCGAGCGGACGACCAAGGCCACCGAGCAGGTGGGCCAGTCGATCCGCGAGATCCAGCAGGAGACCACGGGCGCGGTGCAGCGCATGGAGGGCGGCACCGAGAAGGTGGCCGCCGGCGTGGAGTACGCCAAGCAGGCCGGCGACGCGCTGAGCAGCATCGTGACGGCGGCGGAGCAGCAGAGCAGCGCGACCATCGAGATCGCGCAGAGCGTGGAGCAGATCAACTCGGTGGCGCTGCAGAGCCGCGAGGGCGCCGCCCAGGCCGCCGCCGCCGCCGCGCAGCTCTCCGCCGAGGCCGAGAAGCTCCAGTCACTCGTCAAGAAGTTCAAGGTCTGA
- a CDS encoding PD40 domain-containing protein, translating into MMRCSVIGVLAVGLLSGCSTAQTPPASSAPTSAAQLVALALATDALQESTSVAFPQYPSLSPDASTIVYAWAGDLWAVPVAGGKSTRLTTHPAIEGRSAFSPDGSLLAFESNRDGAQNIYVMPLSRADEGVLAGEPRRVTVSDSAQSLGGFSADGTRILFTSREEPSIYRQQRMYAVPVNGGPVERLTDAFGSHVNMSPDGSVIFFQRGYNAWDRPKYRGPGATQLWSFDPSDNRFTRVTNTVSNDGFGFALPDGRVLFISSRDGQNNLWAKPLGNTDESRARQLTSFKPDGVASIGAGVRDLDVSRNGRTAVFAVWDTMYTLDLTRPNARPVAVPLAASADTDSALRQRITMSDKASEAALSPDGKTVAVVARGEVFVRSVDEGMPARRVTRTAARERDLAWSPDGQYLYFSSDESGRYAIHRAEVSLARADLEPAKPAPEPKADDADKPTDDNAGEQPKAEGDEKKDDAKKPAAKDKKPDHGERWAASLRFHVEEVVNTGSGDRRPIPSPCGTKLLFTRNYGDLVVRDLATGDDRVVLEHWDEADVAWAYDSRHLVLAINDFDFNSDVHLLDTENPDRGFFNLTRHPDRDASPRLSADGRVLYFLSDRDATQNGQNDIYRLYLDRSLDQKRPYELKKYFDDAAAAAKKHAPLSGAWKKPDGFDLAQAVETGELDDAYLRIRRLYGVPTGQGNLEMTPGADRAIFSANIDGSTSLFSVDFRGSDRKQITGGGTGGVSVSLKGDKVVFLSSGRANMSSPTGGKTDRLDIDADIEIAVRDQQRQKFAEAARTLGDRFYHPTLKGLDWPALTERYGSLAERTRTNEEFNRVVQFLFGELDGSHTGIRGGDSFSSPSPRVGHLGATVEPASGGYRVVSVMPKSPAAHPLSRLYEGDIITGVDGRALAPSENERPNISMAEALAGAAGRETLLDVRRAEANADKPSYVLITPISGGQLTGLGYENEVRQREAAVHALSNGRLGYLHIRGMDLASVRDFERDLFAAASGRDGLVIDVRDNGGGSTADILLSSLTAPAHAYTVPRGADREKASFDTYPRDRRLIHGYARPIIVLINENSFSNAEIFAHAIKTIGRGKLVGTQTFGGVISTGGTSLIDGTFVRVPFRGWYLPDGTDMENNGAMPDIDVALSPADEAAGRDPQMEAAVRALLAEIDQR; encoded by the coding sequence ATGATGCGTTGCTCCGTGATCGGCGTGCTCGCTGTCGGCCTGCTCTCTGGCTGCTCGACGGCGCAGACTCCCCCCGCTTCGAGCGCACCGACCAGCGCGGCCCAGCTCGTCGCCCTCGCGCTCGCGACCGACGCGCTCCAGGAATCCACGAGCGTCGCGTTCCCCCAATACCCCTCGCTGAGCCCCGACGCGTCGACGATCGTCTACGCGTGGGCCGGCGACCTGTGGGCCGTCCCCGTCGCGGGCGGGAAGTCGACGCGCCTCACGACGCACCCGGCGATCGAAGGGCGCAGCGCGTTCAGCCCCGACGGCTCGCTGCTCGCGTTCGAGTCCAACCGCGACGGCGCGCAGAACATCTATGTCATGCCCCTGTCTCGCGCCGACGAGGGCGTCCTCGCCGGCGAGCCCCGGCGCGTCACCGTCTCCGACAGCGCGCAGTCCCTGGGCGGGTTCAGCGCCGACGGCACGCGGATCCTCTTCACCTCGCGTGAGGAGCCCTCGATCTATCGCCAGCAGCGCATGTACGCCGTCCCCGTCAATGGCGGGCCCGTCGAGCGCCTCACCGACGCGTTCGGATCGCACGTGAACATGTCGCCCGACGGCTCGGTGATCTTCTTCCAGCGCGGCTACAACGCCTGGGACCGCCCGAAGTACCGCGGGCCCGGCGCGACGCAGCTCTGGTCGTTCGACCCGTCGGACAACCGCTTCACGCGCGTCACGAACACCGTGTCCAACGACGGTTTCGGATTCGCGCTGCCCGACGGGCGCGTGCTGTTCATCTCCTCGCGCGACGGGCAGAACAACCTGTGGGCCAAGCCCCTGGGCAACACCGACGAATCTCGCGCGCGCCAGCTCACCAGCTTCAAGCCCGACGGAGTCGCCTCCATCGGCGCCGGCGTCCGCGATCTGGATGTCTCGCGCAACGGGCGCACCGCGGTCTTCGCGGTCTGGGACACGATGTACACGCTCGACCTGACGCGCCCGAACGCGCGCCCGGTCGCGGTCCCGCTCGCCGCGTCCGCCGACACCGACTCGGCGCTGCGTCAGCGCATCACGATGAGCGACAAAGCCAGCGAGGCCGCGCTCAGCCCCGATGGCAAGACCGTCGCCGTCGTCGCGCGGGGCGAGGTCTTCGTGCGCAGCGTCGACGAGGGCATGCCGGCACGGCGCGTGACACGCACCGCGGCGCGCGAGCGCGACCTCGCTTGGTCACCCGACGGGCAGTACCTCTACTTCAGCTCCGACGAGAGCGGGCGCTACGCGATCCATCGCGCCGAGGTCTCGCTGGCGCGCGCCGATCTCGAGCCCGCCAAGCCCGCCCCCGAGCCCAAGGCCGACGACGCCGACAAGCCCACGGACGACAACGCGGGCGAGCAGCCCAAGGCCGAGGGCGACGAGAAGAAGGACGACGCGAAGAAGCCCGCCGCGAAAGACAAGAAGCCCGACCACGGCGAGCGCTGGGCCGCGTCCCTCCGGTTCCACGTCGAGGAGGTCGTCAACACCGGCTCGGGCGACCGCAGGCCGATCCCCTCGCCCTGCGGCACGAAGCTGCTCTTCACCCGCAACTACGGCGACCTCGTGGTGCGCGACCTCGCCACCGGGGACGACCGCGTCGTGCTCGAGCACTGGGACGAAGCGGACGTCGCCTGGGCCTACGACTCGCGCCACCTCGTGCTGGCGATCAACGACTTCGATTTCAACAGCGACGTGCACCTGCTCGACACCGAGAACCCTGACCGCGGGTTCTTCAACCTGACCCGTCACCCGGACCGGGACGCCTCGCCGCGACTCTCGGCGGACGGTCGCGTGCTCTACTTCCTCTCCGACCGCGACGCGACGCAGAACGGGCAGAACGACATCTACCGGCTGTACCTCGACCGGTCGCTCGACCAGAAGCGCCCGTACGAGCTGAAGAAGTATTTCGACGACGCGGCCGCCGCCGCGAAGAAGCACGCGCCCCTCAGCGGCGCGTGGAAGAAGCCGGACGGCTTCGACCTCGCGCAGGCCGTCGAGACGGGCGAGCTCGACGACGCCTACCTGCGCATCAGGCGTCTCTACGGCGTGCCGACCGGGCAGGGCAACCTCGAGATGACCCCCGGCGCCGACCGCGCGATCTTCAGCGCGAACATCGACGGCTCCACCTCGCTCTTCTCCGTCGACTTCCGCGGTTCGGACCGCAAGCAGATCACCGGCGGCGGGACCGGCGGCGTGAGCGTGTCGCTGAAGGGCGACAAGGTCGTGTTCCTCTCGTCCGGGCGCGCGAACATGTCGTCGCCGACCGGGGGAAAGACCGACCGGCTCGACATCGACGCCGACATCGAGATCGCCGTCCGCGATCAGCAGCGACAGAAGTTCGCCGAAGCGGCTCGCACCCTCGGCGATCGCTTCTATCACCCCACGCTGAAGGGGCTCGACTGGCCCGCGCTGACGGAGCGTTACGGCTCGCTCGCCGAGCGGACGCGCACCAACGAGGAGTTCAACCGCGTCGTCCAGTTCCTCTTCGGCGAACTCGACGGCTCGCACACAGGCATCCGAGGGGGCGATTCGTTCTCGTCCCCGTCCCCGCGCGTCGGGCATCTCGGCGCGACGGTCGAGCCGGCGTCGGGCGGGTACCGCGTCGTCTCGGTGATGCCCAAGTCGCCGGCGGCGCACCCGCTGTCGCGCCTCTACGAGGGCGACATCATCACCGGCGTCGACGGGCGCGCGCTCGCGCCTTCCGAGAACGAGCGCCCGAACATCTCGATGGCCGAGGCGCTCGCCGGCGCCGCGGGCAGGGAGACGCTGCTGGACGTCCGTCGCGCCGAGGCGAACGCCGACAAGCCCTCGTATGTGCTGATCACGCCCATCAGCGGCGGGCAGCTGACCGGGCTCGGCTACGAGAACGAGGTGCGCCAGCGCGAGGCCGCGGTGCACGCCCTTTCGAACGGGCGTCTGGGATACCTGCACATCCGGGGGATGGACCTCGCGAGCGTGCGTGACTTCGAGCGAGACCTCTTCGCCGCCGCGAGCGGTCGCGACGGGCTCGTGATCGATGTGCGCGACAACGGGGGCGGCTCGACCGCCGACATCCTGCTGTCCTCGCTCACGGCCCCGGCGCACGCCTACACCGTGCCTCGCGGCGCCGACCGCGAGAAGGCGTCGTTCGACACCTACCCGCGCGACCGCCGGCTCATCCACGGCTACGCGCGCCCCATCATCGTGCTCATCAACGAGAACTCCTTCTCCAACGCCGAGATCTTCGCGCACGCGATCAAGACGATCGGGCGGGGCAAGCTCGTCGGCACGCAGACCTTCGGCGGCGTGATCTCCACCGGCGGAACCTCGCTCATCGACGGGACCTTCGTTCGCGTGCCCTTCCGCGGGTGGTACCTGCCCGACGGGACCGACATGGAGAACAACGGCGCGATGCCCGACATCGACGTGGCCCTCTCCCCTGCCGACGAGGCCGCCGGGCGAGACCCACAGATGGAGGCCGCGGTGCGTGCGCTGCTCGCGGAGATCGATCAGCGCTGA
- a CDS encoding insulinase family protein has translation MPTRLLSLAFVLTLLATLSPRAVAQHSLEHFTLDNGLRVTLWPTTGGSVACVLVLHDIGERHDPPGRSGLAHLLEHVLVTAATSERGATTAEALAARYNNQFNAQTGEDSTLIAGVVNAAELDEELRRAASRMRSLRVTREDLERELPRVEAELGNMWGGIPFLGLMNRVKHAALPLQVGARKGGVIEQLRDVTPEELQQRHDALYLAANTRLVVVGALDGQAVRARIKELFADIPSGLAPGPPAARAEPIREVVRMSGQRDSLAPSVCFAFPMPSPTDDHYPAALVIAARLLERFRHEMRDGRWTPPPAQWAPLDQPEVMFLLVPMGTGEEPNPSIARLDSIVRTIATRPMSRADATRAMNNFGLMLRATPISQAMAAGNPYFAAITIGRAEQLGTPGPALAQRVSLVDDDALAACYEAVFAPGVRGAGVWTVAPPP, from the coding sequence ATGCCCACCCGCCTCCTCTCGCTCGCGTTCGTGCTGACTCTTCTCGCGACGCTCTCGCCGCGAGCCGTCGCGCAGCATTCGCTCGAGCATTTCACCCTCGACAACGGCCTGCGTGTGACGCTCTGGCCGACGACCGGGGGCTCGGTCGCGTGCGTGCTCGTGCTGCACGACATCGGCGAGCGCCACGACCCGCCTGGCAGGTCCGGCCTTGCCCACCTCCTCGAGCACGTGCTCGTCACCGCCGCGACATCGGAACGAGGCGCCACGACCGCTGAGGCGCTCGCCGCCCGCTACAACAATCAGTTCAACGCGCAGACCGGCGAGGACTCCACGCTGATCGCCGGCGTCGTGAACGCCGCCGAACTCGACGAGGAGCTGCGCCGGGCCGCGTCGAGGATGCGATCGCTGCGTGTGACGCGGGAAGATCTGGAACGCGAGCTGCCCCGTGTCGAAGCCGAACTGGGCAACATGTGGGGCGGGATCCCTTTCCTCGGCCTGATGAACCGCGTGAAGCACGCGGCCCTTCCCTTGCAGGTCGGCGCGCGAAAGGGCGGCGTGATCGAACAGCTCCGCGATGTCACTCCAGAAGAACTCCAGCAAAGACACGACGCGCTCTATCTGGCCGCGAACACCCGCCTCGTCGTCGTCGGCGCGTTGGACGGGCAGGCGGTGCGCGCCAGGATCAAGGAGCTCTTCGCGGACATCCCCTCTGGACTCGCGCCGGGGCCGCCCGCGGCGCGAGCCGAACCGATCCGTGAGGTCGTACGCATGTCGGGGCAGCGCGACTCGCTCGCTCCAAGCGTCTGCTTCGCGTTCCCGATGCCCTCCCCGACCGACGATCACTACCCGGCGGCGCTCGTCATCGCGGCGCGACTGCTCGAGCGATTCCGGCACGAGATGCGCGACGGGCGCTGGACGCCCCCTCCGGCGCAGTGGGCGCCCCTCGACCAGCCGGAGGTGATGTTCCTCCTCGTTCCCATGGGCACGGGAGAAGAGCCGAACCCGTCGATTGCGCGACTGGATTCCATCGTTCGCACGATCGCGACGCGCCCCATGTCCAGAGCCGACGCGACGCGCGCGATGAACAACTTCGGTCTGATGCTGCGCGCCACGCCGATCAGCCAGGCGATGGCCGCAGGCAACCCATACTTCGCCGCGATCACGATCGGTCGCGCCGAGCAGCTGGGGACTCCGGGCCCGGCGCTCGCGCAGCGCGTCTCGCTGGTCGACGACGACGCCCTCGCGGCGTGCTACGAGGCGGTCTTCGCCCCGGGCGTCCGCGGGGCCGGGGTCTGGACCGTCGCGCCGCCCCCCTGA
- the map gene encoding type I methionyl aminopeptidase: MTPKVTTQEAELAREAAYKVVEVHQRLVDFLALGQTLLEIDLFVAQTLTGLKCVSAFRGYKIPRLPAFPSHACLSLNSCIVHGTATYTGAKLKPGDVLKIDIGVVHKGFIGDAAWTYVFGGASDEVARLCESGKRSLREGVQTLKPGNTYLEWARAVQDRVEFQDRFHLVRGLGGHGYGRKLHMRPYISNTTPTYPGEWPDAFTRCEPGTLVAVEPMIAIGTPETIQASGQWPVFTADGSQCVHYEHDVLITEEGPEVMTAGLEDLPDVVTRGK; encoded by the coding sequence ATGACGCCCAAGGTCACCACGCAGGAAGCCGAACTCGCCAGAGAAGCGGCGTACAAGGTCGTCGAGGTTCACCAGCGCCTCGTCGATTTTCTCGCGCTCGGGCAGACCCTTCTCGAGATCGATCTTTTCGTCGCGCAGACGCTGACCGGTCTCAAGTGCGTGTCCGCGTTCCGGGGGTACAAGATCCCGCGCCTCCCGGCGTTCCCCAGCCACGCGTGCCTCTCGCTCAACTCCTGCATCGTGCACGGGACCGCGACCTACACCGGCGCGAAGCTCAAGCCGGGCGATGTCCTCAAGATCGACATCGGCGTCGTGCACAAGGGATTCATCGGCGACGCCGCCTGGACCTATGTCTTCGGGGGCGCGTCCGACGAGGTCGCCCGGCTCTGCGAGAGCGGCAAGCGCTCTCTGCGCGAGGGCGTCCAGACCCTCAAGCCCGGCAACACCTACCTCGAATGGGCGCGCGCCGTGCAGGACCGCGTCGAGTTCCAGGACCGCTTCCACCTCGTGCGCGGGCTCGGGGGCCACGGGTACGGGCGCAAACTCCATATGCGCCCCTACATCAGCAACACCACCCCCACCTACCCCGGCGAATGGCCCGACGCCTTCACCCGCTGCGAGCCGGGCACGCTCGTCGCCGTCGAGCCCATGATCGCCATCGGCACCCCGGAAACCATCCAGGCGAGCGGGCAGTGGCCCGTCTTCACCGCCGATGGCTCGCAGTGCGTGCATTACGAGCACGACGTCCTGATCACCGAGGAGGGCCCGGAGGTCATGACCGCAGGGCTCGAAGATTTACCGGACGTGGTGACCCGCGGGAAGTGA
- the hutI gene encoding imidazolonepropionase — MSGATVFLNARVVTPPGPGPHRGAAANDLHVLDRADVLVRNGRIEAIEPAGSLSAKGVDHALDAKGRVLMPSFVDAHTHACWAGDRIDEWTKKLAGATYLELLKAGGGIMSTVRSVRGASEKDLASSLLDRLTRMLLAGTTTVEVKSGYGLSTNDELKMLRAIRAAAKGFPGAVVPTALIAHAIDADHPSRDAFIETTIGETLDAVHAEFPGVALDAYCESGAWSLDECARLFDRAISLGHPFRVHADQFNALGMTRWAVERGARSVDHLEASTPEELALLARSKTFGVMLPCAAFHTDGRYADGRAFLDAGGALVIATNCNPGSAPTHSMPMAIALAARFNGLTPNEAITACTANAAALLGFDDRGRLTPGARADLILLRHTDERALAYEFGDNPVDVVCVHGAIIARS, encoded by the coding sequence GTGAGCGGCGCGACGGTGTTCCTCAACGCGCGCGTGGTTACTCCACCGGGGCCCGGGCCTCACCGGGGCGCCGCCGCGAACGATCTGCATGTGCTCGACCGCGCCGATGTGCTCGTGCGCAACGGGCGCATCGAAGCGATCGAACCCGCCGGCTCGCTCAGCGCCAAGGGCGTCGACCATGCCCTCGACGCGAAGGGGCGCGTGCTCATGCCCTCGTTCGTCGACGCGCACACCCACGCGTGCTGGGCTGGCGATCGCATCGACGAGTGGACGAAGAAACTCGCCGGCGCGACCTATCTCGAACTGCTGAAGGCCGGCGGCGGGATCATGTCCACCGTCCGCTCCGTGCGCGGTGCGAGCGAGAAGGACCTGGCCTCCTCGCTGCTCGACCGCCTCACGCGCATGCTGCTCGCCGGCACGACCACCGTCGAGGTGAAGTCGGGCTACGGCCTCTCAACCAACGACGAACTCAAGATGCTGCGCGCGATCCGCGCCGCCGCGAAGGGCTTCCCGGGCGCCGTCGTCCCGACCGCGCTCATCGCGCACGCGATCGACGCCGACCACCCCTCGCGCGACGCGTTCATCGAAACGACGATCGGCGAAACCCTCGACGCGGTCCACGCGGAGTTCCCGGGCGTCGCCCTCGACGCGTACTGCGAATCCGGCGCGTGGTCGCTCGACGAGTGCGCGCGCCTCTTCGATCGCGCCATCTCGCTCGGCCACCCCTTCCGCGTCCACGCCGACCAGTTCAACGCGCTGGGCATGACTCGCTGGGCGGTCGAGCGCGGCGCCCGCAGCGTCGACCACCTCGAGGCGTCCACGCCCGAGGAACTCGCGCTGCTCGCGAGGTCGAAAACCTTCGGCGTGATGCTCCCCTGCGCCGCCTTCCACACCGACGGGCGCTACGCGGACGGGCGTGCCTTTCTCGACGCGGGCGGCGCGCTGGTCATCGCCACCAACTGCAACCCCGGCTCGGCGCCCACGCACTCGATGCCGATGGCGATCGCGCTCGCGGCGCGGTTCAACGGGCTCACCCCGAACGAAGCGATCACGGCCTGCACCGCGAACGCCGCCGCCCTCCTCGGATTCGACGACCGGGGCCGCCTGACCCCGGGCGCGCGCGCCGACCTGATCCTGCTCCGCCACACCGACGAGCGGGCCCTCGCCTACGAGTTCGGGGACAACCCGGTGGATGTCGTCTGCGTTCACGGCGCTATCATCGCCCGCTCATGA